The proteins below come from a single Paracoccus sp. SCSIO 75233 genomic window:
- a CDS encoding ABC transporter ATP-binding protein, whose product MTEPVLTATNLKRHYEIKGGFMQPAATLRALDGASFTLTPGKTLAVVGESGSGKSTLARVVTMIEPPTEGELVIGGKKIGPEGASRDRDLRAMVQIVFQDPYGSLNPRQTIGQTLMEPLLLNRPDIPAAERDARAREMLTMVGLRPEHFDRYPHMFSGGQRQRVAVARALMLEPKILVLDEPVSALDLSIQSQVLNLLMDLQERMDLAYLFVSHDLSVVRHLADEVMVIYLGKPVEIGPKDVIFDAPRHPYTKALMSATPAADPALRKERIRLQGELPSPMAKPQGCAFNPRCWRRLDECQKVEPELQGGDHCFACHNPVPEDETAAA is encoded by the coding sequence ATGACCGAGCCCGTCCTCACAGCCACCAATCTGAAACGCCATTACGAAATCAAGGGCGGTTTCATGCAGCCCGCCGCCACGTTGCGAGCGCTTGACGGGGCGAGCTTTACGCTGACACCCGGAAAGACGCTGGCTGTCGTCGGCGAATCCGGCTCAGGCAAATCGACGCTGGCCCGCGTGGTGACGATGATCGAGCCGCCGACCGAAGGCGAACTGGTGATCGGGGGCAAGAAGATCGGCCCGGAAGGTGCCAGCCGCGACCGTGACCTGCGGGCGATGGTCCAGATCGTGTTTCAGGACCCCTATGGCAGCCTCAACCCCCGCCAGACCATCGGCCAGACGCTGATGGAGCCGCTGCTGCTCAACCGTCCCGACATACCGGCGGCGGAGCGTGACGCCCGCGCGCGGGAGATGCTGACCATGGTCGGGCTGCGGCCCGAACATTTCGACCGCTATCCGCATATGTTCTCCGGCGGGCAGCGTCAGCGGGTTGCCGTGGCGCGCGCGCTGATGCTGGAGCCGAAGATTCTTGTGCTGGATGAACCCGTCTCCGCGCTCGATCTGTCGATCCAGAGCCAGGTGCTGAATCTGCTGATGGATTTGCAGGAGCGGATGGACCTCGCCTATCTGTTCGTCAGCCACGATCTGTCCGTGGTCCGCCATCTGGCCGATGAGGTGATGGTGATCTATCTGGGCAAGCCGGTTGAAATCGGGCCGAAAGACGTGATCTTCGACGCGCCGCGCCATCCCTATACCAAGGCGCTGATGTCCGCGACGCCTGCCGCCGATCCGGCCCTGCGGAAGGAGCGGATCAGGTTGCAGGGCGAATTGCCGTCGCCGATGGCGAAACCGCAGGGCTGCGCGTTCAATCCGCGCTGCTGGCGCAGGCTGGATGAGTGTCAGAAGGTAGAGCCGGAATTGCAGGGCGGGGATCATTGCTTTGCCTGTCACAACCCGGTGCCGGAGGATGAAACCGCCGCTGCCTGA
- a CDS encoding ABC transporter ATP-binding protein gives MPLLEIRNLTVDFATHSGSFRAVDGVDVTVDEGDLLAIVGESGSGKSVSMLAIMGLLPWTATVTADKMAFDGHDLRTISARARRKIIGKDMSMIFQEPMSSLNPAFTIGWQIKESLRKHTSLNRRQQQDRALELMQQVGIPAPEKRLKAYPHQLSGGMSQRAMIAMALANKPKLLIADEPTTALDVTIQAQILELLTGLQEETGMALVLITHDMGVVAETVERVQVQYAGQRVELQDVQGLFDDPHHPYTAALLAALPERATERKLPTIPGVVPGQFDRPAGCLFSPRCKFADARCKTEQPVPAGAGMGHALCHYPLDNGQPTGKESAA, from the coding sequence ATGCCATTACTGGAAATCCGCAATCTGACCGTCGATTTCGCCACACATTCCGGCAGTTTCCGGGCCGTGGACGGGGTCGATGTCACCGTCGACGAGGGCGATCTGCTGGCTATCGTGGGCGAGTCCGGCTCCGGCAAGTCGGTCTCCATGCTGGCGATCATGGGGCTGTTGCCGTGGACCGCGACCGTGACCGCCGACAAGATGGCGTTTGACGGCCACGATCTGCGCACCATCTCTGCCCGGGCGCGGCGAAAGATCATCGGCAAGGACATGTCGATGATCTTTCAGGAACCGATGTCCTCGCTGAACCCGGCCTTCACGATCGGCTGGCAGATCAAGGAGAGTCTGCGCAAACATACCAGCCTGAACCGCCGCCAGCAGCAGGATCGCGCGCTGGAACTGATGCAGCAGGTCGGCATACCCGCGCCGGAAAAGCGGCTGAAGGCTTACCCGCACCAGCTTTCCGGCGGGATGAGCCAGCGGGCCATGATCGCGATGGCGCTGGCCAACAAGCCCAAGCTGCTGATCGCGGATGAGCCGACGACGGCGCTTGATGTAACCATTCAGGCGCAGATCCTCGAATTGCTGACCGGGTTGCAGGAAGAAACCGGGATGGCGCTTGTTCTGATCACCCATGACATGGGCGTGGTTGCCGAGACTGTGGAGCGCGTGCAGGTCCAATATGCCGGGCAGCGGGTGGAGTTGCAGGATGTGCAGGGGTTGTTCGACGACCCGCATCACCCCTACACCGCCGCGCTGCTGGCCGCGCTGCCCGAACGCGCGACGGAGCGGAAGCTGCCGACCATCCCCGGTGTCGTGCCGGGGCAGTTCGACCGGCCAGCGGGGTGCCTGTTCTCGCCCCGTTGCAAATTCGCCGATGCGCGCTGCAAGACCGAACAGCCTGTGCCCGCCGGGGCGGGGATGGGCCATGCGCTGTGTCACTACCCGCTGGATAACGGCCAGCCGACCGGGAAGGAGAGCGCCGCATGA
- a CDS encoding ABC transporter permease subunit has translation MTETASQTTPTAPPSRLREFWSSFSENRGAVIGLFVFLAFLFVAAFAPLLAPYAPDAQYRDALLVPPAWQEGGSTRFLLGTDAVGRDLLSRLIYGARFSFFIGVVVVSVATFFGVLTGVVAGFAPNWLDTLIMRLMDIILSFPSLLLALVLVAILGPSLLNAMIAIAIVLQPHFVRLTRAAVMTERSKDYVTAARIAGGRRIRIMFRTVLPNCLAPIIVQSALSFSTAVLDAAALGFLGMGAQPPTPEWGTMLAESREFMLRAPWVVTFPGLCILITVLAINLMGDGLRDALDPKLKRS, from the coding sequence ATGACAGAGACAGCCAGCCAGACCACACCGACCGCCCCGCCATCCCGCCTGCGCGAGTTCTGGTCCTCCTTTTCAGAAAATCGCGGCGCGGTCATCGGGCTGTTCGTATTCCTCGCATTTCTGTTCGTCGCCGCCTTCGCGCCGCTGCTGGCGCCATATGCGCCGGATGCGCAGTATCGTGACGCGCTTCTCGTGCCGCCGGCGTGGCAGGAGGGGGGATCGACCCGGTTCCTGCTTGGCACCGATGCGGTCGGTCGCGATCTGCTGTCCCGGCTGATCTACGGGGCGCGGTTCTCCTTCTTCATCGGGGTTGTGGTGGTCAGCGTCGCGACCTTCTTCGGGGTGCTGACTGGTGTGGTCGCGGGGTTCGCGCCGAACTGGCTCGATACGCTGATCATGCGGCTGATGGACATCATCCTGTCTTTCCCGAGCCTGTTGCTGGCGCTGGTGCTGGTCGCGATCCTCGGGCCCAGCCTTCTGAACGCGATGATCGCCATCGCCATCGTCCTGCAACCGCATTTCGTCCGCCTGACCCGCGCGGCGGTGATGACGGAGCGGTCGAAGGATTACGTCACGGCCGCACGGATCGCGGGCGGGCGCAGGATCAGGATCATGTTCCGCACGGTCCTGCCCAACTGCCTCGCCCCGATCATCGTGCAGTCGGCGCTGTCGTTTTCGACCGCTGTTCTGGATGCGGCGGCGCTTGGCTTTCTCGGTATGGGCGCGCAGCCGCCGACGCCGGAATGGGGCACGATGCTGGCGGAATCGCGTGAATTCATGCTGCGCGCGCCCTGGGTCGTGACGTTCCCCGGCCTCTGCATCCTGATCACCGTGCTGGCGATCAACCTGATGGGCGACGGTCTGCGCGACGCGCTTGACCCGAAACTGAAGCGGAGCTGA
- a CDS encoding ABC transporter permease subunit: MLSFLLRRLGTFIPTFIGVTVIAFAFIRLLPGDPILLLAGERGVSPERYEMLQEQLGFNQPIWKQYLDYVAGIFQGDLGTSFVTKRPVLDEFMALFPATVELSLCAILLATLIGIPAGVIAAVNRGKFFDQALMSTALIGYSMPIFWWALLLIIVFSGGLGWTPVSGRMSLVYFINGPTGFMLIDSILSGQSGAFRSAVAHLILPTVALATIPLAVIARQTRSAMLEVLGEDYVRTARAKGMSPLRVNGVHALRNALIPVITVIGLSVGTLLAGAILTETIFSWPGIGKWMVDSIFRRDYQVVQGGLLLIALVVMVVNLIVDVLYGFINPKIRKG; encoded by the coding sequence ATGCTGAGCTTTCTTCTCCGCCGATTGGGAACCTTCATTCCCACCTTTATCGGCGTCACCGTCATTGCGTTTGCCTTTATTAGATTGTTGCCGGGGGATCCGATCCTGCTTCTGGCCGGCGAGCGGGGCGTCAGCCCTGAGCGCTATGAGATGTTGCAGGAGCAGTTGGGGTTCAACCAGCCGATCTGGAAGCAATATCTCGATTACGTCGCGGGCATCTTTCAGGGCGATCTGGGCACGTCCTTCGTGACCAAGCGCCCGGTGCTGGACGAGTTCATGGCGCTGTTTCCCGCCACCGTGGAATTGTCGCTATGCGCGATCCTCCTCGCCACGCTGATCGGCATTCCGGCGGGGGTGATCGCCGCCGTGAACCGGGGCAAATTCTTCGATCAGGCGCTGATGTCGACGGCGCTGATCGGCTATTCGATGCCGATTTTCTGGTGGGCCTTGCTGCTGATTATCGTGTTTTCCGGGGGGCTGGGCTGGACGCCGGTCTCGGGGCGGATGAGCCTGGTCTATTTCATCAACGGCCCGACCGGCTTCATGCTGATCGACAGCATCCTGTCCGGCCAGTCAGGCGCGTTCCGGTCCGCCGTGGCGCATCTGATCCTGCCGACCGTGGCGCTGGCGACGATCCCGCTGGCGGTGATCGCGCGGCAGACCCGCTCCGCCATGCTGGAGGTGCTGGGCGAGGATTACGTCCGTACCGCGCGCGCCAAGGGCATGTCGCCGCTGAGGGTCAACGGGGTTCACGCGCTGCGCAATGCGCTGATCCCGGTGATTACCGTCATCGGCCTGTCGGTCGGCACGCTGCTGGCCGGGGCGATCCTGACGGAGACGATTTTCTCATGGCCCGGCATCGGCAAATGGATGGTCGATTCGATTTTCCGCCGTGACTATCAGGTCGTGCAGGGTGGGCTTTTGCTGATCGCGCTCGTCGTCATGGTCGTGAACCTGATCGTCGATGTGCTGTACGGCTTCATCAACCCCAAGATCCGAAAGGGCTGA
- a CDS encoding ABC transporter substrate-binding protein, with protein MRKLIPVTVAAMLLGSAASAQNLVYCSEGSPEGFDPALYTSGTTFDASSRNVYDRLVQFKHGETEIEPGLAESWEVSEDGLEYTFKLREGVKFHTTEFFTPTRDLNADDVIFSFTRQGDAESEYHAMTPAASYEYFNSMSMPDLITSIEKVDDLTVKFTLSRPEAPMLANLAMSFASIMSKEYADQLIEAGTPEQFNQQPVGTGPFKFLAYQKDAVIRYTRNDEYWREPAAIENLIFAITPDASVRYQKLQAGECHVMPYPNPADLEAMRENPDINVVSREGLNVGYMAYNTQMPPFDNPEVRKALNMAIDKQAIVDAIFQGAGAVAKNPIPPTMWSYNDAIEDDPYDPEAAKAALEGAGVTDLSMKIWAMPVQRPYNPNARRMAEMIQADFSEIGVNAEIVSYEWGEYLERSKAEDRDGAVLLGWTGDNGDPDNFLAVLLGCDAVGDANRAQWCNEDFDGIIKQAKEESDQAERTRLYEEAQVIFKDQAPWATIAHSVVNEPISTKVQGYKIDPFGGHVFYGVSLTE; from the coding sequence ATGAGAAAATTGATCCCGGTTACCGTGGCGGCGATGTTGCTTGGCTCGGCGGCATCGGCCCAGAATCTCGTCTATTGCTCGGAAGGCTCGCCGGAGGGGTTTGACCCGGCGCTGTACACCTCGGGCACGACTTTCGATGCCTCGTCGCGCAACGTTTATGACCGTCTCGTGCAGTTCAAGCATGGCGAAACCGAGATTGAGCCGGGTCTGGCCGAAAGCTGGGAAGTCAGCGAGGACGGGCTGGAATACACCTTCAAGCTGCGTGAAGGCGTGAAATTCCACACCACCGAATTCTTCACCCCGACGCGCGACCTGAACGCCGATGACGTGATTTTCAGCTTCACCCGTCAGGGCGATGCGGAGAGCGAATATCACGCGATGACCCCGGCTGCGAGCTATGAATATTTCAACTCCATGTCGATGCCGGATCTGATCACCTCCATCGAGAAGGTCGACGATCTGACGGTGAAATTCACCCTGTCGCGCCCGGAAGCGCCGATGCTGGCGAACCTCGCCATGTCTTTCGCCTCGATCATGTCGAAGGAATACGCTGATCAGTTGATCGAGGCCGGCACGCCGGAGCAGTTCAACCAGCAGCCGGTCGGCACCGGGCCGTTCAAATTCCTCGCCTATCAGAAAGACGCGGTGATCCGTTACACCCGCAACGATGAATACTGGCGTGAACCGGCGGCGATCGAGAACCTGATCTTCGCGATCACGCCGGATGCTTCGGTCCGCTATCAGAAGCTGCAAGCGGGCGAATGCCATGTCATGCCCTATCCGAACCCGGCCGATCTGGAAGCGATGCGGGAAAACCCGGACATCAACGTCGTCAGCCGCGAGGGGCTGAATGTGGGCTACATGGCCTACAACACCCAGATGCCGCCCTTCGACAACCCGGAGGTGCGCAAGGCGCTGAACATGGCCATCGACAAGCAGGCCATTGTCGACGCGATCTTCCAGGGTGCCGGTGCGGTTGCCAAGAACCCGATCCCGCCGACCATGTGGTCCTATAATGACGCCATCGAAGACGATCCCTATGACCCGGAAGCCGCGAAGGCCGCGCTTGAAGGTGCGGGCGTCACCGATCTGTCGATGAAGATCTGGGCGATGCCGGTGCAGCGTCCCTACAACCCCAATGCCCGCCGCATGGCGGAGATGATTCAGGCTGACTTCTCCGAAATCGGGGTGAATGCGGAAATCGTCTCCTATGAATGGGGCGAGTATCTGGAACGCTCGAAGGCCGAGGATCGCGACGGTGCGGTTCTCTTGGGCTGGACCGGCGATAACGGCGACCCGGACAACTTCCTCGCCGTGCTGCTTGGCTGTGACGCGGTCGGTGACGCCAACCGTGCGCAATGGTGCAACGAGGATTTCGATGGCATCATCAAGCAGGCGAAAGAGGAGTCCGATCAGGCGGAGCGGACCCGGCTTTATGAAGAGGCGCAGGTGATCTTCAAGGATCAGGCCCCGTGGGCGACCATTGCGCATTCGGTCGTGAACGAACCGATCAGCACCAAGGTACAGGGCTACAAGATCGATCCGTTCGGCGGTCACGTCTTCTACGGCGTCAGCCTGACCGAATAA
- a CDS encoding Gfo/Idh/MocA family protein, whose protein sequence is MGNAVNYGVIGCGMMGQEHLRNILLLPDTRIAAIFEPDAMMRAAAAEIAPDAVMCDSVRGLLSVEPLDCVVIASPNLWHIAQLEEIAVTRQLPVLVEKPLFTRPDDLPRLRQIEARFSAPIWVAMEYRYMPPIAAFLDRLDAATGGLKMLTIREHRFPFLPKVGAWNRFNRNSGGTLVEKCCHFFDLMRLATGSEAIRVMASAGQAVNHLDERYGDETPDIWDHGYVIVDFANGMRAMLELCMFAEGARYQEQIAGIGPAGMIEALVPGPARFWPADLGDPPVPQVIESPRNPKGPRRLDVPVDPVLLAAGDHNGSTFYQHQRFHAVVRGDAGAEVSLSDGMKAVEIGLAAQESAMTGQVVSLV, encoded by the coding sequence ATGGGCAATGCGGTGAATTATGGCGTGATCGGATGCGGGATGATGGGGCAGGAGCATCTGCGCAATATCCTGCTGCTGCCGGACACGCGGATCGCCGCGATATTCGAGCCTGACGCGATGATGCGCGCTGCCGCCGCCGAAATCGCGCCGGATGCTGTCATGTGCGATTCGGTTCGCGGGTTGCTGTCGGTCGAGCCGCTGGATTGCGTCGTGATCGCCTCGCCCAACCTTTGGCATATCGCCCAGCTTGAGGAGATCGCCGTGACGCGGCAATTGCCGGTGCTGGTGGAAAAGCCGCTCTTCACCCGGCCTGACGATCTGCCCCGGCTGCGCCAGATCGAGGCGCGGTTCAGCGCGCCGATCTGGGTGGCAATGGAATATCGTTACATGCCGCCGATCGCCGCGTTTCTCGACCGGCTCGATGCGGCCACGGGCGGGCTGAAAATGCTGACCATCCGCGAGCATCGCTTTCCGTTTCTGCCCAAGGTCGGGGCGTGGAACCGCTTCAACCGCAACTCGGGCGGGACGTTGGTGGAGAAATGCTGTCATTTCTTCGATCTGATGCGGCTGGCGACCGGGTCGGAGGCTATTCGGGTGATGGCGAGTGCGGGGCAGGCGGTCAATCATCTGGATGAGCGATACGGGGACGAGACGCCGGATATCTGGGATCATGGCTATGTCATCGTCGATTTTGCCAATGGCATGCGCGCCATGCTGGAGCTGTGCATGTTCGCGGAAGGGGCGCGTTATCAGGAACAGATCGCCGGGATCGGTCCTGCGGGCATGATCGAGGCCCTGGTGCCGGGGCCTGCGCGATTCTGGCCCGCAGATCTGGGCGATCCGCCGGTGCCGCAGGTGATCGAGAGCCCGCGTAATCCGAAGGGTCCGCGCAGGCTGGACGTGCCGGTCGACCCGGTGCTGCTGGCAGCGGGCGATCACAACGGATCGACCTTCTACCAACATCAGCGTTTTCATGCGGTTGTGCGCGGCGACGCCGGGGCCGAGGTGAGCTTGTCGGACGGGATGAAGGCGGTCGAGATCGGTCTGGCCGCGCAGGAATCAGCGATGACCGGGCAGGTGGTTTCGCTTGTCTGA
- a CDS encoding GntR family transcriptional regulator: MESHAALPVYMQISELLAREIAAGHLLDGEKLPPEREMAGRLGISVGTLRRALAELTERGLLERRQGSGNYIRVKGDARNIYSFFRIELLAGGGLPTATLLSLDRMEKPASLPRFGEGDQGWRIRRLRSLNDQPCVLEEIWLCASYAEQIGAGDLSESLYLFYRERLNLWISHVDDSVGIATVPGWSPPAFSPKPGATVGYFARSGFDQNNRPAEVSRNWFDTSLSHYVSRIR; the protein is encoded by the coding sequence ATGGAAAGTCACGCAGCACTTCCCGTTTACATGCAGATCAGTGAGTTGCTGGCCCGCGAAATCGCGGCGGGGCATTTGCTGGATGGCGAGAAGCTGCCGCCGGAGCGGGAGATGGCCGGGCGGCTCGGCATTTCGGTCGGCACGCTGCGCCGGGCGCTGGCGGAGTTGACCGAACGCGGGCTGCTGGAACGGCGGCAGGGGTCCGGCAACTATATCCGGGTGAAGGGGGATGCGCGGAATATCTATTCCTTCTTCCGCATCGAGTTGCTGGCAGGCGGCGGTTTGCCGACCGCGACGCTGCTGTCGCTGGACCGGATGGAGAAGCCCGCTTCCCTGCCGCGTTTTGGCGAGGGGGATCAGGGCTGGCGCATCCGCCGCCTGCGCAGCCTGAACGACCAGCCTTGTGTTTTGGAGGAAATCTGGCTCTGCGCCTCTTACGCGGAACAGATCGGGGCGGGTGATCTGTCGGAATCGCTGTATCTGTTTTACCGCGAGCGGCTGAATCTGTGGATCTCGCATGTCGATGACAGTGTCGGGATCGCGACCGTCCCGGGATGGAGCCCGCCCGCGTTCTCCCCCAAGCCGGGCGCGACAGTCGGGTATTTCGCCCGCAGCGGCTTTGACCAGAATAACCGGCCGGCGGAGGTGTCGCGTAACTGGTTCGATACCAGTCTATCGCATTATGTTTCCCGGATCAGGTGA
- a CDS encoding LLM class flavin-dependent oxidoreductase, whose translation MTIVPITSPDLDASEVSWFSALCSDDYRYLGVPDGALRSSWDHCSDIVKTAEAQGFRNILCPSSYQVGQDTLSFVAGCAPITERINLLAAVRCGEMQPIMLARTIATLDHMLEGRLTVNIISSDFPGEKADSKFRYQRSREVVEILRQAWTQDEINHDGEIYQFYGVTTDPAKPYQQNGGPLMYFGGYSPDALELCGQHCDVYLMWPETKEELAGRMKAVNEVADRYGRTLDYGLRVHMIVRDTEAEAREYAQELVSKLDDEQGRAIRERALDAGSLGVSHQAKNRDLADMEGFIEPNLWTGVGRARSGCGAALIGSADQILTQIEEYRNLGIRAFIFSGYPHIDECEHFGRLVMPHLKTCSLPQEYGRVPAATPATPLGVGERR comes from the coding sequence ATGACCATCGTTCCGATCACCTCGCCGGATCTCGATGCTTCTGAAGTATCGTGGTTTTCGGCGCTTTGTTCCGACGATTACCGTTATCTTGGCGTCCCCGACGGCGCGCTGCGGTCAAGCTGGGACCATTGCTCAGACATTGTGAAAACGGCGGAAGCCCAAGGGTTCCGCAATATCCTCTGCCCCTCCTCCTATCAGGTCGGACAAGACACGCTGAGCTTCGTTGCGGGCTGCGCGCCGATCACCGAGAGGATCAACCTGCTCGCCGCCGTCCGCTGCGGCGAGATGCAGCCGATCATGCTTGCCCGCACCATTGCCACGCTGGATCACATGCTGGAAGGCCGGCTGACGGTGAATATCATCAGCAGTGATTTTCCGGGCGAAAAGGCCGACAGCAAATTCCGCTATCAACGCTCCCGCGAGGTGGTGGAGATTTTGCGGCAGGCCTGGACGCAGGACGAAATCAACCATGACGGGGAGATCTACCAGTTCTACGGCGTGACCACCGATCCGGCCAAGCCTTATCAGCAGAATGGCGGGCCGCTGATGTATTTCGGCGGCTACTCCCCCGATGCGCTCGAACTTTGCGGGCAGCATTGCGATGTCTACCTGATGTGGCCGGAAACCAAGGAGGAACTTGCCGGTCGGATGAAGGCCGTGAACGAGGTCGCCGACAGATATGGCCGCACGCTGGATTACGGGCTGCGCGTCCACATGATCGTCCGCGACACGGAGGCAGAGGCGCGGGAATATGCGCAGGAACTGGTCTCGAAGCTGGATGACGAACAGGGCCGCGCCATCCGGGAACGCGCGCTCGATGCCGGTTCCCTCGGCGTGTCGCATCAGGCGAAAAACCGCGATCTGGCGGATATGGAAGGGTTTATCGAGCCGAACCTGTGGACCGGGGTCGGACGCGCCCGCTCCGGCTGCGGGGCGGCGCTTATCGGGTCTGCCGATCAGATTTTGACCCAGATCGAGGAATACCGGAACCTGGGCATCCGCGCCTTCATCTTCTCCGGCTACCCGCATATCGACGAATGCGAGCATTTCGGGCGGCTGGTCATGCCGCATCTGAAAACCTGCTCGCTGCCGCAGGAATATGGCCGCGTGCCAGCCGCGACCCCGGCAACGCCCCTCGGCGTGGGTGAGCGGCGCTGA
- a CDS encoding TRAP transporter small permease, with translation MKTILLAAIAPLHWFNQYVLRAGAAIAAAALGLMVVIILLQVWYRYVLNNALPWPEEAARFLMLWMTGLAAPAVYRRGGFVAIDMLDMALPKPVSALLSLLLLLISLAVLLMAVQYGWKHVGSGWLFNSSSLRLPLNWIGMEPVRIKLAWMYMSIFVGFVLLTIVNIEMILRSLVTLMGHERDLPHIERVQMAEAE, from the coding sequence ATGAAGACGATCCTGCTGGCGGCCATCGCCCCGCTGCACTGGTTCAACCAATATGTCCTGCGCGCCGGGGCGGCTATCGCGGCTGCCGCGCTTGGGCTGATGGTGGTCATCATTCTGTTGCAGGTCTGGTATCGCTACGTCCTGAACAACGCCCTGCCCTGGCCGGAGGAAGCAGCGCGGTTCCTGATGCTGTGGATGACCGGGCTTGCCGCGCCCGCCGTGTACCGCCGCGGCGGCTTTGTGGCCATCGACATGCTGGATATGGCGCTGCCGAAACCTGTCTCGGCGCTGCTGTCCCTGCTTTTGCTGCTGATCTCGCTCGCGGTGCTGCTGATGGCCGTGCAATATGGCTGGAAACATGTCGGCTCCGGCTGGCTGTTCAACTCCTCCTCGCTGCGCCTGCCGCTCAACTGGATCGGGATGGAGCCGGTGCGGATCAAGCTCGCCTGGATGTATATGTCGATCTTCGTGGGGTTCGTCCTGCTGACAATCGTCAATATCGAGATGATCCTGCGCAGCCTCGTCACGCTCATGGGGCATGAGCGCGACCTGCCCCATATCGAACGTGTCCAGATGGCGGAGGCAGAGTGA
- a CDS encoding TRAP transporter large permease has translation MLIWFLPVFLIFLLIGLPVFFALLAAPGLLLWLNGQERDVALLYRNVYNGMDSFPLMAIPFFMLAGELMNRGGITERLVEFSQALMGHLRGGLAHVNILSSMLFAGLSGSAVADTSALGSMLIPAMEKQGYTRRFAAAITAASSVIGPIIPPSGIMIIYAYVMGESVAALFLAGIIPGALVGLSLMLMVKLMADKYDFPVASRKTTWGERGQASLKAFFPLLTPVIIMGGILGGVFTPTEAAAVACAYGLFIGVFVLRSLRISEIPDVLSRSAATSAVVLLLVGAAMAFKTVVSLSHAPEILAEIILGLSENPLILLFLINLLLFIVGMFLDAGPAIIILGPVLGPVFTDLGVDPIHFAIIMSVNLTVGLATPPMGLVLFVASSVSGERISAISRAILPFLAMEIIVIFLVTYIPALSMAIPRMTGFAN, from the coding sequence ATGCTGATCTGGTTCCTGCCGGTTTTCCTGATCTTCCTGCTGATCGGCCTGCCGGTGTTCTTTGCACTGCTCGCCGCGCCGGGGCTGCTGCTGTGGCTGAACGGTCAGGAACGCGATGTCGCGCTGCTCTACCGCAATGTCTATAACGGCATGGACAGCTTTCCGCTGATGGCGATCCCGTTCTTCATGCTGGCCGGAGAGCTGATGAACCGGGGCGGCATCACCGAACGGCTGGTGGAGTTCAGTCAGGCGCTGATGGGCCATCTGCGCGGCGGTCTGGCGCATGTGAATATCCTGTCCTCGATGCTGTTCGCGGGTCTGTCGGGCTCTGCCGTCGCGGACACCTCCGCGCTTGGGTCCATGCTGATCCCGGCGATGGAGAAGCAGGGCTATACCCGGCGCTTCGCCGCCGCGATCACGGCAGCCTCAAGCGTCATCGGGCCGATCATCCCGCCATCGGGGATCATGATCATCTACGCCTATGTGATGGGCGAAAGCGTCGCGGCGCTGTTTCTGGCGGGCATCATCCCCGGCGCGCTTGTCGGGCTGTCGCTGATGCTGATGGTCAAGCTGATGGCCGACAAATACGATTTCCCCGTCGCCAGCCGCAAGACAACGTGGGGCGAGCGGGGACAGGCCAGCCTGAAAGCCTTCTTCCCGCTGCTGACCCCTGTCATCATCATGGGCGGCATTCTGGGCGGCGTGTTCACCCCGACGGAGGCCGCAGCGGTCGCCTGCGCCTACGGGCTGTTCATCGGGGTGTTCGTCCTGCGCAGCCTGCGGATCAGCGAGATCCCTGACGTTCTGTCCCGCTCCGCCGCGACCTCCGCCGTGGTGCTGTTGCTGGTCGGTGCGGCAATGGCGTTCAAGACCGTGGTCAGCCTGTCCCACGCGCCAGAGATTCTGGCGGAGATCATTCTCGGCCTGTCGGAAAACCCGCTGATCCTGCTGTTTCTCATCAATCTGCTGCTGTTCATCGTCGGCATGTTCCTCGACGCCGGCCCCGCGATCATCATCCTTGGCCCGGTGCTGGGTCCGGTCTTCACCGATCTCGGCGTCGACCCGATCCATTTCGCCATCATCATGAGCGTCAACCTGACCGTCGGCCTTGCAACGCCGCCTATGGGACTGGTGCTTTTTGTGGCATCCTCGGTGTCAGGCGAGCGTATCTCCGCGATCTCGCGGGCGATTCTGCCGTTTCTGGCGATGGAGATCATCGTGATCTTCCTCGTGACCTATATCCCGGCCCTGTCCATGGCCATTCCCCGGATGACGGGGTTCGCCAACTAG